The Podarcis muralis chromosome 10, rPodMur119.hap1.1, whole genome shotgun sequence genome includes a region encoding these proteins:
- the LOC144329064 gene encoding LOW QUALITY PROTEIN: uncharacterized protein LOC144329064 (The sequence of the model RefSeq protein was modified relative to this genomic sequence to represent the inferred CDS: deleted 1 base in 1 codon) produces the protein MECGKSFTDSGKLRTHQRIYTGEKPFKCMECGKSFRQSGHLSSHLRIHTGDKPFKCMECGKSFRQNGELKLHQRSHTGEKPYKCMECGKSFIQSGHLNMHQRTHTGEKPYKCIECGKSFSDSGHLRKHQRTHTGEKPYKCIECGKSFSDSGDLRIHQRIHTGEKPYKCIECEKSFSDSGHLRIHQRIHTGEKPYKCIECGKSFSDSGHLRKHQRTHTGEKPYKCIECGKSFSDSGCLRRHQRIHTGEKPYKCIECGKSFSQSGYLRIHQRIHTGEKPYKCKECGKSFSQSGDLRIHQRIHTGEKPYKCIECEKSFSDSGHLRKHQRTHTGEKPYKCIECGKSFSDSGQLRKHQQTHKGEKPFKCMECGKSFCQSGQLSSHLRIHTGEKPFKCMECGKSFRRNEELKLHQRSHTGEKPYKCMECGKSFSWSGHLNKHHQTHTGEKPYKCMECGKSFSQSGHLNKHHQIHTGEKPYKCRECGKSFSRSDVLRIHQRTHTGEKPYKCMECGKSFIFNANLRKHQLAHNGGKPFKCIECGKSFSQNGDLKTHQWIYTGEKPYKCVDCGKSFIQIGNLRKHQRTHREETI, from the exons atggagtgtgggaaaagtttcactgatagtggaaaacttagaacacatcagcGGATTTAC acaggggaaaaaccatttaaatgcatggagtgcgggaaaagcttccgTCAGAGTGGACACTTAAGTTCACATCTACGTATTCACACAGGTGAcaaaccttttaaatgcatggagtgtgggaagagcttcaggcagaatggagaacttaaattacaccagcgaagTCACACtggtgaaaaaccatataaatgtatggagtgtggaaagagcttcattcagagtGGGCACCTCAATatgcatcaacggactcacacaggggagaaaccatataaatgtatagagtgcggaaagagctttagtgatagtggacaccttaggaaacatcaacggactcacacaggggagaaaccgtataaatgtatagagtgcggaaagagctttagtgatagtggagaccttagaatacatcaacggattcacacaggggagaaaccatataaatgtatagagtgcgaaaagagctttagtgatagtggacaccttagaatacatcaacggattcacacaggggagaaaccatataaatgtatagagtgcggaaagagctttagtgatagtggacaccttaggaaacatcaacggactcacacaggggagaaaccgtataaatgtatagagtgcggaaagagctttagtgatagtggatgtcttagaagacatcaacggattcacacaggggagaaaccatataaatgtatagagtgcggaaagagcttcagtcagagtggataccttagaatacatcaacggattcacacaggggagaaaccatataaatgtaaagagtgcggaaagagcttcagtcagagtggagaccttagaatacatcaacggattcacacaggggagaaaccatataaatgtatagagtgcgaaaagagctttagtgatagtggacaccttaggaaacatcaacggactcacacaggggagaaaccatataaatgtatagagtgcggaaagagctttagtgatagtggacaACTTAGgaaacatcaacagactcacaaaggggagaaaccatttaaatgcatggagtgtggaaaaagcttctgtCAGAGTGGACAGTTAAGTTCACACCTACGGATTCACACGGgtgaaaaaccttttaaatgcatggagtgtgggaagagcttcaggcgGAATGAAGaacttaaattacaccagcgaagTCACACtggtgaaaaaccatataaatgtatggagtgtggaaagagcttcagttggagtggacacctcaataaacatcaccagactcacacaggggagaaaccatataaatgtatggagtgtggaaagagcttcagtcagagtggacacctcaataaacATCACcagattcacacaggggagaaaccatataaatgcagggagtgtggaaagagcttcagtcggagtgatgtacttagaatacatcaacggactcacacgggtgaaaaaccatataaatgcatggaatgtggaaagagcttcattttcAATGcaaaccttagaaaacatcaactggCTCAC AACGggggaaaaccatttaaatgcattgagtgcggaaagagcttcagtcagaatggagaccttaaaaCACATCAATGGAtttacacaggggagaaaccatataaatgtgtggactgtggaaagagcttcattcagattggaaaccttagaaaacatcaacggacacaCAGGgaggaaaccatttaa
- the LOC144329079 gene encoding uncharacterized protein LOC144329079: MQGVWKNFSQRGFPNIHHRTHTGEKPFKCMECGKSFRQSGHLSSHLWTHTGEKPYKCIECGKNFSDSRDLRNHQRTHTGEKPFQCMECGKSFCQSGQLSSHLRIHTGEKPFKCMECGKSFRQNAEVKLHQRSHTGEKPYKCMECGKSFIHSGQCNMHQRTHTGEKPYKCIECGKSFSDSGDLRKHQRIHTGEKPYKCIECGKSFSDSGDLRKHQRIHTGEKPYKCIECGKSFSDSGDLRKHQRIHTGEKPYKCIECRKSFSQSGDLRKHQRIHTGEKPFQCMECGKSFCRSGHLSSHQRTHTGEKPFQCMECGKSFSRSGHLNKHHQTHTGEKPFQCMECGKSFSQSDRLRIHQRTHTGEKPYKCMECGKSYSQSGHLRNHQRTHTGEKLFKCRECGNSFSDSGNLRKHQRIHTGEKPYKFMECGKSFSHSGVLRYHQRTHTGRGKPYECMACGKSFSQKGDLKLHQQTHKGENPFNAWNVERASVSMQALEDINWLIIYHFPEGLNPWARPPKQ, from the exons ATGCAGGGAGTGtggaagaacttcagtcagagagGATTCCCCAATATACATCaccggactcacacaggggaaaaaccatttaaatgcatggagtgcgggaaaagcttccgTCAGAGTGGACACTTAAGTTCACATctatggactcacacaggggagaaaccatataaatgtatagagtgcggaaagaacTTTAGTGATAGTAgagaccttagaaatcatcaacggactcacacaggggagaaaccatttcaatgtatggagtgtggaaaaagcttctgtCAGAGTGGACAGTTAAGTTCACACCTACGGATTCACACGGgtgaaaaaccttttaaatgcatggagtgtgggaagagcttcaggcagAATGCAGAAGttaaattacaccagcgaagTCACACTGGTGAAAAACcgtataaatgtatggagtgtggaaagagcttcattcacagTGGGCAGTGCAATatgcatcaacggactcacacaggggagaaaccatataaatgtatagagtgcggaaagagctttagtgatagtggagaccttagaaaacatcaacggattcacacaggggagaaaccatataaatgtatagagtgcggaaagagctttagtgatagtggagaccttagaaaacatcaacggattcacacaggggagaaaccatataaatgtatagagtgcggaaagagctttagtgatagtggagaccttagaaaacatcaacggattcacacaggggagaaaccatataaatgtatagagtgcagaaagagcttcagtcagagtggagaccttagaaaacatcagcggattcacacaggggagaaaccatttcaatgtatggagtgtggaaaaagcttctgtCGGAGTGGACACTTAAgttcacatcaacggactcacacgggtgaaaaaccatttcaatgtatggagtgtggaaagagcttcagtcggagtggacacctcaataaacatcaccagactcacacaggggagaaaccatttcaatgtatggagtgtggaaagagcttcagtcagagtgatagacttagaatacatcaacggactcacacgggtgaaaaaccatataaatgtatggagtgtggaaagagctacagtcaGAGTGGgcaccttagaaatcatcaacggactcatacaggggagaaactttTTAAATGTAGGGAGTGCGGAAacagctttagtgatagtggaaaccttagaaaacatcaacggattcacacaggggagaaaccatataaattcatggagtgtggaaagagcttcagtcatagtggaGTCCTTAGatatcatcaacggactcacacaggcaggggaaaaccatatgaatgtatggcatgcgggaagagcttcagtcaaaaaggagaccttaaattacaccagcagaCTCACAAAGGGGAGAATCCAtttaatgcatggaatgtggaaagagcttccgtttcaatgcaagccttagaagacatcaactggctcattatatatcatttcccagaaggccttaatccttgggcacgtccaccaaag CAATGA